One genomic region from Salvia hispanica cultivar TCC Black 2014 chromosome 2, UniMelb_Shisp_WGS_1.0, whole genome shotgun sequence encodes:
- the LOC125205573 gene encoding transcription factor MYB106-like, translated as MVRSNGQEKMELKKGPWTREEDQKLLAHIEEHGHGSWRSLPAKAGLQRCGKSCRLRWTNYLRPDIKRGKFSSQEEKAIIRLHALLGNRWSAIATHLPKRTDNEIKNYWNTRLKKRLTRMGIDPATHKPKETPGGSAQSRQAAVVSHMAQWETARLEAEARLVRESKFLSKLQLLQKISVPPPLPPAPAPACLDVLKAWQSSNSGSGGLFVLDSPTSTLNFCINKLNGYVEEKGMFNNLVQDDNISLCSMNNLEASMDPAMLSSECYNSGASSYAGELEDNKNYWNELLNLVTSPVESPVF; from the exons atGGTGAGATCCAATGGCCAGGAGAAGATGGAGTTGAAGAAAGGTCCATGGACTCGTGAGGAAGATCAGAAGCTTCTTGCTCATATTGAAGAACATGGCCATGGAAGCTGGCGTTCCCTCCCTGCTAAAGCTG GGTTACAAAGATGTGGGAAGAGCTGTAGATTGAGATGGACTAACTATCTTAGACCAGATATCAAGAGAGGCAAATTTAGCTCCCAAGAGGAGAAGGCCATTATTCGACTCCATGCCCTTCTTGGCAATAG GTGGTCAGCTATAGCAACCCATTTACCAAAGAGAACAGACAACGAGATCAAGAACTACTGGAACACCCGGCTGAAGAAGCGGTTGACCCGGATGGGGATCGACCCGGCCACCCACAAGCCAAAGGAGACCCCGGGCGGCTCGGCCCAGTCAAGGCAGGCGGCCGTGGTCAGCCACATGGCTCAGTGGGAGACCGCCCGCCTCGAGGCCGAGGCCCGCCTCGTCCGAGAATCAAAATTTCTGTCCAAACTTCAACTCCTTCAGAAAATCTCCGTGCCGCCGCCGCTtccgccggcgccggcgccggcCTGCCTAGACGTGCTCAAGGCGTGGCAATCGTCCAACAGCGGCAGCGGCGGCCTTTTCGTCCTCGACTCGCCGACTTCAACACTAAACTTTtgtattaacaaattaaacgGATACGTGGAAGAGAAGGGTATGTTCAATAATTTGGTGCAGGATGATAATATTTCGTTGTGTTCTATGAATAATCTAGAAGCTTCCATGGATCCGGCGATGTTGAGCTCGGAATGCTACAACAGTGGGGCGAGTTCGTACGCCGGAGAGTTGGAGGATAACAagaattattggaatgaattGCTCAATTTAGTGACTTCTCCGGTGGAATCGCCTGTGTTTTAG
- the LOC125205575 gene encoding transmembrane emp24 domain-containing protein p24delta9-like — protein MSLIERGDIIVVLGVILLILRSVESIRFDLETGHTKCIAEDIKLNSMTVGKYQLVNYNEGLPLPDSHKITIRVTSSYGNNYHYAENVAWGHFAFLAADAGDYMTCFFAADTKPSSFMTIDFEWKSGVAAKDWSNIAKKGSVTAMELELQRMYDTVQAIHDEIYYLREREKEMQQLNISTNSKMAWLSFLSLLVSLSVTGLQLWHLKSFFQKKKLI, from the exons aTGAGTTTGATAGAAAGAGGAGATATAATAGTGgttttgggtgtaattttgttgatattgaGGTCGGTGGAATCGATTCGTTTCGATCTGGAAACTGGCCACACCAAATGCATAGCAGAGGATATCAAATTGAATTCAATGACtgttggaaaatatcaacTCGTAAACTACAATGAGGGATTGCCTTTGCCTGACTCCCATAAAATTACTATTCGG GTTACTTCATCATATGGGAACAACTACCACTACGCAGAAAATGTGGCATGGGGACATTTCGCGTTTCTGGCAGCCGATGCCGGTGATTACATGACTTGCTTCTTCGCAGCTGACACCAAACCCTCAAGTTTTATGACCATAGACTTCGAATGGAAGTCTGGTGTTGCTGCCAAGGACTGGAGCAACATTGCCAAGAAAGGTTCAGTTACC GCAATGGAACTGGAGTTGCAGAGGATGTATGATACGGTCCAGGCCATTCACGACGAGATATATTATCTACGTGAAAG GGAAAAAGAAATGCAGCAGCTAAATATATCGACCAACTCAAAAATGGCGTGGCTCAGTTTTCTGTCACTTCTCGTTTCCTTATCTGTCACGGGGCTGCAGCTTTGGCATTTGAAGTCATTCTTTCAAAAGAAGAAGCTTATTTAA
- the LOC125205572 gene encoding transcription factor MYB106-like: MAGSPCCDNISLKKGPWTAEEDEKLLAYIQEHGHGSWRSLPSKAGLQRCGKSCRLRWTNYLRPDIKRGKFSLQEEQTIIQLHALLGNRWSAIASHLPKRTDNEIKNYWNTRLKKRLTKLGIDPITHKPQNLAQNCHQSKEMANINHMAQWESARLQAESRLVRESKLIFNPNSLCIDGPSQQRPTMQSPCLDILKVWEWTNPGKDISSMILNGFNPSDGKNMLDGDSSFTVKESAGKSHYGSIDQARGIMGNSVELDHPTYVDHDSLGFPIFMDGLDGAVSDPEYTNNALGGCWGDLEENKVNCWSNM; this comes from the exons ATGGCTGGATCTCCATGCTGTGATAATATAAGCTTGAAAAAGGGGCCATGGACAGCTGAAGAAGATGAGAAACTCTTAGCTTATATTCAAGAACATGGCCATGGAAGTTGGCGTTCTCTTCCCTCTAAAGCtg GGCTTCAAAGATGTGGAAAGAGCTGCAGATTGAGGTGGACCAATTATCTGAGGCCAGATATTAAGAGAGGAAAGTTCAGCTTACAAGAAGAACAAACTATCATCCAACTCCATGCCCTTCTTGGAAATAG ATGGTCCGCTATCGCAAGTCACCTACCTAAGAGGACAGACAATGAAATCAAGAATTACTGGAACACTCGTCTAAAGAAGAGATTGACAAAATTGGGGATTGATCCAATCACTCACAAGCCCCAAAATCTTGCACAAAATTGCCACCAATCCAAAGAGATGGCCAACATTAACCACATGGCTCAGTGGGAAAGCGCCCGGCTTCAAGCCGAGTCCCGGCTTGTCCGCGAATCCAAACTCATTTTCAACCCAAACTCACTCTGCATTGACGGTCCATCCCAACAGAGGCCGACAATGCAGAGTCCGTGTTTGGACATCCTCAAAGTGTGGGAATGGACAAATCCTGGAAAGGACATCTCTTCCATGATTCTCAATGGATTTAATCCATCCGATGGAAAGAACATGCTCGATGGAGATTCATCGTTCACCGTGAAGGAATCCGCTGGGAAATCACATTATGGCTCTATTGATCAGGCCAGGGGCATTATGGGGAATTCAGTGGAACTTGATCATCCTACTTATGTTGATCATGACTCTTTAGGGTTTCCGATCTTCATGGACGGCCTCGATGGTGCAGTCTCTGACCCCGAATATACCAATAATGCCCTTGGAGGTTGTTGGGGAGATCTTGAGGAGAACAAGGTTAATTGCTGGAGCAACATGTGA